One segment of Theobroma cacao cultivar B97-61/B2 chromosome 9, Criollo_cocoa_genome_V2, whole genome shotgun sequence DNA contains the following:
- the LOC18589010 gene encoding LRR receptor-like serine/threonine-protein kinase ERECTA, with protein sequence MAGSVSPSLSPTPTDSLLAFLLDGRRRCSLTGDSPFFDAFLSWPFRRSERDALSKLEELHMGENELNAVVISQGARGLKNLKLVYLSGVNATNSSVLLRSLGCFPLLKTLHLEFNKFNGTETIQELRNLTNLEELFLDYSVLQNNFLQRVGELTSLKLLSLAGGWTSDSPPNIRGWTTDSPLNIGELRRLELSNNSLSGHFRLPFHASMKLNYLDISKNIFEGHIPVEIGAYLPQLQFLYVSRNSFNGSIPSSIGDMKFLEELDLSNNSLTGVIPESLSLSCSFLKVLNLSNNSLEGQIFSANFKLTKLRYLRLDGNHFTGMIPNSLSNCSTLSTIDVSHNYLSGEIPGWMRNLSNLKEIIMANNHLDGPMPVEFCQLNMPGVLDLSMNSISGTLPSCFGLPWINHVHLSKNRLRGPIPDKLCKSSNLETMDLSNNHLTGNIPNCFGKLSSLSYLVLSYNNLEGEIPIQLCQLDKLSVIALSHNNLSGRIPHCLNVTPHEEIKGYVHEYDFRYDEGKNLNILVWNRSFL encoded by the exons AACGGGATGCTTTGAGCAAGTTAGAGGAACTACACATGGGTGAGAATGAGCTGAACGCAGTGGTCATATCCCAAG GTGCAAGAGGCTTAAAGAATCTCAAACTTGTTTATTTAAGCGGAGTTAATGCCACTAACAGCAGCGTCTTACTGCGGTCATTGGGCTGCTTCCCGTTACTGAAGACTCTTCACcttgaatttaataaatttaacgGAACAGAGACTATTCAAG AGCTGCGTAATTTGACCAACTTGGAAGAGTTATTCTTGGATTACTCTGTTCTGCAAAACAACTTTCTTCAACGCGTCGGAGAATTGACTTCTCTTAAACTGTTGTCTTTGGCTGGAGGTTGGACCAGTGACAGCCCACCTAATATTAGAGGTTGGACCACTGACAGCCCACTTAATATTGGAG AACTAAGAAGACTTGAACTTAGCAATAACTCTCTATCGGGGCATTTTCGATTgccatttcatgcatccatgaagttaaactACTTGGATATCTCCAAAAATATCTTTGAGGGCCACATTCCAGTAGAAATTGGAGCATATCTGCCACAGTTGCAATTTCTATACGTTTCAAGAAATTCTTTTAATGGTAGCATTCCCTCTTCAATTGGTGACATGAAGTTTTTGGAAGAATTGGACTTATCCAACAACAGTTTGACCGGCGTAATACCTGAGTCTCTTTCCTTGAGTTGCTCCTTCTTAAAAGTCTTGAATTTATCAAACAACAGCTTGGAGGGCCAAATATTCTCTGCAAATTTCAAGCTAACTAAATTGAGGTATCTAAGATTGGATGGTAATCACTTCACTGGAATGATCCCAAATAGCTTGTCCAATTGCTCAACCTTGTCAACAATCGACGTCAGTCATAACTATCTTTCTGGTGAAATCCCAGGGTGGATGAGGAATCTGtcaaatttgaaagaaataatcATGGCCAATAATCATCTTGACGGTCCTATGCCAGTGGAGTTTTGTCAACTTAACATGCCAGGAGTTTTGGACCTTTCAATGAACAGTATATCTGGCACACTACCATCTTGCTTCGGCCTACCATGGATAAACCATGTTCATTTGTCTAAAAACAGACTTCGAGGACCAATACCAGACAAACTTTGCAAGAGCTCTAACCTGGAGACGATGGATCTCAGCAATAACCATTTAACTGGCAATATCCCAAATTGCTTTGGCAAGCTTTCTAGCTTGAGTTATCTTGTCTTGAGCTACAATAATCTTGAAGGTGAGATCCCAATTCAGCTTTGTCAGTTGGACAAATTAAGTGTGATTGCCCTTTCCCATAATAATCTTTCTGGTCGCATCCCTCATTGCCTGAACGTTACCCCACATGAGGAAATTAAAGGTTATGTTCATGAATATGATTTTCGATATGATGAGG GGAAGAATCTTAACATACTTGTGTGGAATCGATCTTTTCTATAA
- the LOC108663222 gene encoding LRR receptor-like serine/threonine-protein kinase ERL1, translated as MTGEISHEMKNFHEIIILNLSYNNLIEPIPPSFSNLRNIESLDLSYNNLSGSIPLQLVDLSFLASFNVSYNNLSGKPPPRTNQFASDFDENSYWGNPFLCGEPLPKKCSIIEVSSNSTEDGEDVGLIDVTSFYVTFTVSYITVLLSIAVVLFINPYRRGAWFYLVEKCINSCFYFVVGNLPKLFGCGNM; from the coding sequence ATGACGGGTGAAATTTCtcatgaaatgaaaaattttcatgaaattattatcttaaatTTATCTTATAACAATTTGATAGAACCAATCCCACCATCGTTTTCTAATCTCAGAAACATTGAGAGTTTAGATCTTTCTTATAACAATTTGAGTGGGAGTATCCCTCTTCAATTGGTTGATTTATCTTTCTTGGCTTCTTTCAATGTGTCATACAACAATTTATCTGGAAAACCACCTCCAAGGACAAATCAGTTTGCAAGTGATTTTGACGAGAACAGCTATTGGGGAAATCCTTTTCTTTGTGGAGAACCACTGCCTAAAAAGTGTTCAATAATTGAAGTATCATCAAACTCAACTGAAGATGGAGAAGATGTTGGTTTAATTGACGTCACATCCTTTTACGTGACTTTCACTGTGTCTTACATAACTGTTTTATTGAGTATTGCTGTGGTTTTATTCATCAATCCTTACCGGAGAGGAGCATGGTTCTATCTTGTAGAAAAATGCATCAACTCTTGCTTCTATTTTGTTGTGGGCAATCTTCCCAAACTATTTGGTTGTGGTAACATGTAA